The following are encoded together in the Roseivirga misakiensis genome:
- a CDS encoding heme exporter protein CcmB: MKDSAIITLIKKEFLSEWRQRYALNGIVLYLASTIFVCYMSFGLKTGTLNGPTWNALLWIVLLFTATNAVAKSFIQESTGRLLYFYSIAKAESIIISKTIYYSLLLIVMAIIGLFFYSIVMGNPIQDWPMYLLIMVLGSIGLASALTMVSGIASKAPNSTSLMAIMSFPAIIPMLLVIIKTSKSAMDGIDRSVYMNQVLVLVAINAIIIAVSYMLFPYLWRS, from the coding sequence ATGAAGGACTCGGCAATAATCACGCTCATTAAAAAAGAATTCTTATCGGAATGGAGGCAGCGGTATGCGCTGAATGGCATTGTCCTTTATTTAGCTTCAACAATTTTTGTTTGCTACATGAGCTTTGGTCTCAAAACTGGGACTTTAAACGGACCAACTTGGAACGCTTTGCTCTGGATAGTCCTCTTGTTTACGGCAACAAATGCTGTAGCAAAGAGCTTCATTCAAGAATCAACTGGAAGGCTATTGTATTTCTATTCGATCGCCAAGGCAGAGTCTATAATTATCTCTAAAACGATCTATTATTCGTTGCTATTGATCGTAATGGCAATAATTGGCCTGTTTTTTTACAGTATTGTTATGGGCAACCCTATTCAAGATTGGCCTATGTACCTCTTAATTATGGTTCTTGGATCGATCGGGCTTGCCTCAGCACTCACCATGGTATCGGGTATTGCATCGAAGGCTCCTAATAGCACATCGCTCATGGCTATTATGAGTTTCCCAGCCATTATCCCCATGCTCTTGGTGATTATAAAAACCTCAAAAAGCGCTATGGATGGCATAGATAGATCGGTATATATGAATCAAGTGTTGGTACTAGTCGCCATAAATGCCATTATCATTGCTGTATCTTATATGCTATTCCCTTATCTTTGGCGCAGCTAA
- a CDS encoding NAD-dependent epimerase, whose translation MKKILVTGAAGFIGYHLVKNLLSNGETVIGLDSLNDYYDPHLKYGRLSESGIQKENIVYNALVNSSKHTKYYFIKLKLEDHEGLNNLFKTQCFTHVINLAAQAGVRYSIENPKAYIDSNIVGFLNVLEACRQFSITHLTYASSSSVYGLNEQVPFQVQHNVDHPISLYAASKKSNELMAHTYSHLFNLPTTGLRFFTVYGPWGRPDMAYYLFTDAILNDKAIKVFNDGLMSRDFTYIDDIVHGIVRVNDNAPLGNESWTGMAPSPDNSKAPYRIYNIGNSSPVKLMDFIETIETHLGKKAKKDFMPMQPGDVVSTYADTKELVNDFDYKPNTPLTDGIREFVNWYKKFNNI comes from the coding sequence ATGAAAAAAATTCTTGTTACTGGAGCTGCGGGTTTTATTGGTTATCACCTCGTAAAAAATCTTTTGTCAAATGGCGAGACCGTGATTGGTCTAGATAGCCTCAATGACTATTATGATCCACACTTAAAATATGGAAGGCTTAGTGAATCTGGTATTCAAAAAGAGAATATAGTTTATAATGCATTAGTAAATAGCTCGAAACATACAAAATATTACTTTATTAAGCTGAAGTTAGAGGACCATGAGGGACTTAATAACTTGTTCAAGACACAATGTTTTACTCATGTTATCAATCTCGCAGCTCAAGCAGGAGTAAGGTATAGTATAGAAAACCCGAAGGCATATATAGACAGTAATATCGTTGGTTTTCTCAATGTTCTTGAGGCTTGTAGACAATTTAGTATAACACATCTTACTTATGCTAGTAGCTCCTCCGTTTATGGTTTAAACGAGCAGGTGCCTTTTCAGGTACAGCACAATGTCGATCACCCAATAAGTTTATACGCTGCGAGTAAAAAAAGTAATGAACTAATGGCTCACACCTATAGCCATTTGTTCAATCTTCCAACAACTGGTCTTAGGTTTTTCACTGTTTATGGTCCATGGGGGCGCCCTGATATGGCCTATTACTTGTTTACTGACGCGATTCTAAACGATAAGGCAATTAAGGTTTTCAACGATGGGCTTATGTCCAGGGATTTCACTTATATCGATGATATAGTTCATGGTATTGTAAGAGTTAATGATAATGCTCCGTTAGGCAACGAAAGTTGGACTGGAATGGCACCAAGCCCGGATAATTCTAAAGCGCCTTATCGCATTTATAATATCGGCAATAGTTCTCCAGTTAAACTGATGGATTTTATTGAAACGATAGAAACCCATCTTGGTAAAAAAGCAAAGAAGGATTTCATGCCAATGCAGCCAGGAGATGTTGTTTCAACTTATGCTGATACAAAAGAACTTGTAAATGACTTTGATTATAAACCCAATACGCCTTTGACTGATGGTATCAGAGAATTTGTCAATTGGTATAAAAAGTTTAATAATATCTAA
- a CDS encoding DegT/DnrJ/EryC1/StrS family aminotransferase, with protein MKEKLQMVDLISQYAKIKDEIRVEFDRVLDSAAFINGPLVYEFQSALEAYLGVNHVIPCANGTDALQVIMMAHDFPIGSEVIVPSYTYVATVEVIALLGLKPVFVEVYPDTFNIDIEDLSSKISNKTVAIVPVHLYGQCANMEPLMELAKLNNLKVFEDTAQAIGADYTFRDGRIAKAGTIGDAGATSFFPAKNLGCYGDGGAIFTNDDVLAASIRMIVNHGQSKRYYHDSIGVNSRLDSLQAAVLKVKLKYLDQYSDARRDVANNYDKAFGESNLIEVPFRSEFSTHVFHQYTVKLSNSVDRKGLNTYLAQNGIPSMIYYPVPNHLQKAYGYFGYKKGDFPTTEDLCSKVISFPIHTEMSNEQQGVIINGVLEYFNR; from the coding sequence ATGAAAGAAAAACTTCAAATGGTTGATTTAATCAGCCAATATGCTAAAATAAAGGATGAAATCCGAGTGGAGTTTGACAGGGTTCTGGATTCGGCCGCCTTTATCAATGGGCCATTAGTATATGAATTTCAATCAGCTTTAGAAGCTTATTTAGGTGTAAACCATGTGATTCCGTGCGCTAATGGCACGGATGCACTTCAGGTGATCATGATGGCTCATGATTTTCCAATAGGTTCTGAAGTAATAGTCCCATCTTATACTTATGTAGCTACGGTCGAAGTAATCGCACTTTTAGGGTTAAAACCAGTGTTTGTTGAGGTTTATCCCGATACTTTCAATATTGATATTGAGGATTTATCGTCAAAAATCTCCAATAAGACTGTTGCTATCGTTCCCGTACATCTTTATGGACAGTGTGCTAACATGGAGCCATTAATGGAATTGGCTAAGTTGAATAATCTCAAAGTGTTTGAGGATACAGCACAAGCCATAGGTGCAGACTATACTTTTAGAGATGGAAGAATTGCTAAGGCTGGAACAATTGGAGATGCAGGAGCTACTTCGTTCTTTCCTGCCAAAAACTTGGGCTGCTATGGTGACGGTGGTGCTATTTTCACAAATGATGATGTGCTAGCTGCTAGTATCAGAATGATTGTAAATCATGGCCAAAGTAAAAGATATTACCATGATTCGATTGGGGTAAATTCAAGGCTTGATTCATTACAGGCCGCTGTCCTTAAAGTAAAGCTTAAGTATTTAGACCAGTATAGTGATGCCAGGAGAGATGTGGCGAATAATTATGATAAAGCATTTGGTGAGTCAAATTTAATAGAAGTACCATTTCGGTCTGAATTTTCTACACATGTTTTTCACCAATATACTGTGAAACTTTCTAATAGTGTGGATAGAAAGGGCCTCAATACTTATTTAGCTCAGAACGGAATTCCTTCAATGATCTACTATCCAGTGCCAAATCATTTACAAAAGGCATATGGTTATTTTGGTTACAAAAAAGGAGATTTTCCAACAACTGAAGATCTCTGTTCTAAAGTGATTTCTTTCCCAATTCATACAGAAATGAGTAATGAACAGCAAGGCGTTATTATTAACGGAGTTCTTGAATACTTTAATAGATAG
- the cysQ gene encoding 3'(2'),5'-bisphosphate nucleotidase CysQ, with protein sequence MTKEKLDELLETAKEASLIAGKKILEIYNSDDFEVELKGDNSPLTKADIAAHDIIVSFLEPTNLPILSEEGRDIPYNERKNWKYIWIVDPLDGTKEFIKRNGEFTVNIALIRNQEPILGVVYAPVLDKLYAAAEGLGGTLKTKKDISRLNPIDQLDLTKPKLRVVASRSHLNEETQAFLDKLNEPEIVSMGSSLKFMVIAEGNADVYPRFAPTMEWDTAAAHAVLNELNGKVFAQDGKSLEYNKKNLLNPYFRAG encoded by the coding sequence ATGACAAAGGAGAAGTTAGATGAGTTATTGGAGACTGCTAAAGAAGCAAGTCTAATAGCAGGCAAAAAGATTCTAGAAATATATAATTCAGATGATTTTGAGGTTGAGCTCAAAGGGGATAATTCTCCTTTAACAAAAGCTGATATAGCGGCTCACGATATTATAGTTTCATTTTTAGAACCTACTAATCTGCCAATTTTAAGTGAAGAAGGTAGAGATATTCCTTACAATGAACGCAAGAACTGGAAGTACATTTGGATCGTCGATCCACTCGATGGTACCAAAGAGTTCATCAAGCGCAACGGCGAGTTTACTGTGAATATTGCTTTGATTCGTAATCAAGAGCCAATTTTAGGAGTGGTCTATGCACCCGTGCTTGATAAGTTGTATGCCGCTGCTGAAGGATTAGGTGGTACCTTAAAGACTAAGAAAGATATTAGCAGATTGAATCCAATCGATCAACTAGACTTAACGAAGCCCAAATTAAGGGTAGTAGCCTCCCGCTCACATTTGAATGAAGAAACACAAGCTTTTCTAGATAAATTGAATGAGCCTGAGATTGTAAGTATGGGTAGTTCATTAAAATTTATGGTAATTGCAGAAGGAAATGCGGATGTTTATCCGAGATTTGCCCCTACAATGGAATGGGATACTGCAGCAGCTCATGCTGTTTTAAATGAGCTAAATGGTAAAGTATTTGCTCAAGATGGAAAATCTTTAGAATACAATAAAAAAAACCTACTTAATCCTTATTTTCGCGCTGGATAA
- a CDS encoding sulfate adenylyltransferase subunit 1: MELLRFTTAGSVDDGKSTLIGRLLYDSKSIFEDQLSQVENSSKKRGLDHTDLALLTDGLRDEREQGITIDVAYRYFATPKRKFIIADTPGHIQYTRNMVTGASTANLALILIDARRGIVEQTCRHSFIASLLQIPHLIVCINKMDLVDYSEEVFEKIKSDYESFASKLNVQDIKFVPLSALHGDNVVNKSENMDWYEGATLLFNLENTHIASDRNHIDCRFPIQTVIRPKQDEYHDFRGYAGRVAGGVLKKGDEVVALPSGFSSKIKGIHTMDGEIDEAFSPMSVTVTLEDDIDLGRGDMIVRNNNRPDTSQEIDIMLCWFSQDSPLPRTKFTLLHANNEVKAMITKIAYKLDINTLHRKVDDLEIGMNDIMRVTLRTTKPLLKDAYTKNRLTGSAILVDNSTNDTVGAGMII, translated from the coding sequence ATGGAACTTCTACGGTTTACAACTGCTGGAAGTGTAGATGACGGAAAAAGTACTTTGATTGGAAGGTTGCTTTATGATAGTAAGTCTATTTTCGAGGATCAATTAAGCCAAGTTGAGAACTCAAGTAAAAAACGGGGTTTAGATCATACGGATCTCGCATTATTGACTGATGGTCTACGCGATGAGCGAGAGCAAGGAATAACCATAGATGTAGCATATAGGTATTTTGCCACTCCTAAACGCAAGTTTATAATTGCCGATACACCAGGTCATATTCAGTATACCAGAAATATGGTTACTGGTGCATCTACTGCCAACCTAGCATTAATACTGATTGATGCACGCCGTGGAATTGTAGAACAGACTTGTCGACATAGTTTTATTGCTTCCCTACTTCAGATACCACATTTGATAGTCTGTATTAATAAGATGGACTTGGTTGATTATAGTGAGGAAGTATTTGAAAAAATAAAATCTGATTATGAATCATTTGCTTCAAAGCTCAATGTGCAAGACATTAAGTTTGTGCCTTTGAGCGCACTTCACGGTGATAATGTTGTCAATAAGTCCGAAAATATGGACTGGTATGAAGGAGCCACTTTACTCTTTAATTTAGAGAATACACATATTGCAAGTGATAGAAACCACATTGATTGTAGGTTCCCGATACAAACCGTAATCAGGCCAAAACAAGATGAATACCATGATTTTAGAGGATATGCAGGGCGTGTAGCTGGTGGTGTCTTGAAAAAAGGAGATGAAGTTGTGGCATTGCCCTCTGGCTTTTCCTCCAAAATTAAGGGTATCCATACGATGGACGGAGAGATAGATGAAGCCTTTTCACCAATGTCAGTAACGGTTACTTTAGAAGACGATATTGATTTGGGAAGGGGAGATATGATTGTTAGAAATAATAACAGGCCCGACACAAGTCAGGAAATTGATATTATGCTATGTTGGTTTAGCCAAGATAGCCCATTGCCAAGAACAAAGTTCACACTATTGCACGCCAACAATGAAGTGAAAGCAATGATTACTAAAATAGCTTATAAGCTTGATATCAATACTTTACATCGTAAAGTTGACGACCTTGAAATTGGAATGAATGATATCATGAGAGTGACTTTAAGAACAACAAAACCATTGTTAAAGGACGCTTATACAAAGAATAGGTTGACGGGTTCAGCTATTTTAGTCGATAATTCGACTAATGACACAGTTGGCGCTGGAATGATCATTTAA
- a CDS encoding nucleotide sugar dehydrogenase: MNQDKIAIIGLGYVGLPLAVAFAEKYEVIGFDINKSRVDELNGGHDHTLEVEDTLLKAVLESKGTGSGLKNSSDVSEIENCNIFIVTVPTPVDKDNKPDLTPLIGASKMIGKILKKDDLVIYESTVYPGCTEEDCVPELELSSGLKFNEDFYCGYSPERINPGDKINTLATIKKVTSGSTPEIGERVDALYRTIITAGTHLAPSMKVAEASKAIENAQRDINISFVNELALMFDRMGIDTTDVIEAAGTKWNFLKYKPGLVGGHCIGVDPYYLKQKSESLGYFPAVISSGRRVNDGMGEFIGTKVIKLLIAKGKKVSGSKCLMLGITFKENCPDIRNTRAIDIYGELVQYGISVDVFDPWANAKEVEHELGVSLTKEIALSDYDAIILAVSHNEFSDLDYSSVQGNGGVIYDVKAFLPREIVDGRL, encoded by the coding sequence ATGAATCAAGACAAAATTGCCATTATCGGCCTCGGCTATGTTGGACTACCTTTGGCGGTAGCTTTTGCTGAAAAATATGAAGTAATAGGGTTTGATATTAACAAGTCTAGAGTAGATGAGTTAAATGGCGGCCATGACCATACACTGGAGGTTGAAGATACTTTACTAAAAGCGGTTTTGGAGTCGAAAGGCACTGGATCCGGTTTAAAGAATAGCTCTGACGTAAGTGAAATTGAGAATTGCAATATCTTTATTGTTACAGTTCCGACTCCTGTTGATAAAGACAATAAACCCGATTTGACTCCGCTTATTGGTGCTAGCAAGATGATCGGCAAAATCCTGAAAAAGGATGATTTGGTTATTTACGAATCTACGGTTTACCCTGGTTGTACAGAGGAGGATTGTGTTCCCGAATTAGAATTGTCCTCAGGACTAAAATTTAACGAGGACTTCTATTGTGGATATTCTCCAGAAAGAATTAATCCTGGTGATAAGATTAATACCTTGGCTACAATCAAGAAGGTGACTTCTGGATCTACTCCAGAGATTGGCGAGCGGGTGGATGCACTTTACAGGACTATCATTACTGCGGGAACTCACCTTGCACCTTCCATGAAGGTTGCTGAAGCATCGAAAGCTATAGAAAACGCACAGAGAGACATCAATATATCTTTTGTCAATGAGTTAGCGTTGATGTTTGATAGAATGGGAATAGACACAACGGATGTTATTGAGGCTGCTGGGACCAAATGGAATTTTTTAAAATATAAGCCAGGACTCGTGGGTGGTCATTGTATTGGTGTTGATCCATATTACTTAAAGCAAAAATCTGAATCACTTGGTTACTTTCCGGCAGTTATTTCATCGGGAAGAAGAGTGAATGATGGTATGGGAGAATTCATTGGTACAAAAGTAATCAAACTGCTTATAGCTAAAGGCAAAAAAGTCAGTGGGAGCAAATGTCTAATGTTAGGTATTACGTTCAAGGAAAACTGTCCAGATATAAGAAATACCAGGGCGATTGATATTTATGGAGAATTAGTGCAATATGGTATTTCCGTTGACGTCTTTGACCCTTGGGCTAATGCTAAGGAAGTCGAGCACGAATTAGGAGTTTCTTTGACCAAAGAAATAGCGCTGTCTGATTATGATGCTATAATTCTTGCAGTAAGCCATAATGAATTTAGTGACTTGGATTATTCTTCTGTTCAAGGGAATGGTGGTGTCATATATGATGTCAAGGCGTTCTTGCCTAGAGAAATAGTTGACGGAAGACTTTAA
- the cysD gene encoding sulfate adenylyltransferase subunit CysD — protein MSRYNLTHLKELESEAIYVIREVFAQFEKPGILFSGGKDSIVVTHLARKAFWPARVPFPLVHIDTGHNFPETIEFRDNLVNELKVDLVVASVQKSIDQGRVREESGKDASRNWLQITTLLDAIEENGFDALMGGARRDEEKARAKERFFSHRDDFGQWDPKNQRPELWNIFNGKKNFGEHFRVFPISNWTEMDVWQYILSEGIAIPSLYIAHQRDVIRRGGTWLPNSEFITLREGEEVVNKKIRFRTLGDITITGGDESDADTLEKIVAEVAAARQTERGNRADDKRSETSMEDRKKEGYF, from the coding sequence ATGTCGAGATATAATTTAACTCATTTAAAAGAGCTTGAATCAGAAGCAATTTATGTGATAAGAGAAGTCTTTGCACAGTTTGAGAAACCTGGTATTCTCTTTTCTGGTGGCAAAGATTCAATCGTAGTTACGCACCTTGCTAGAAAAGCTTTTTGGCCAGCTAGAGTGCCTTTTCCACTCGTACATATTGATACTGGGCATAATTTTCCAGAAACAATTGAGTTTAGAGATAATCTTGTCAATGAATTAAAAGTTGACCTTGTCGTCGCCTCAGTTCAGAAATCAATAGATCAAGGAAGAGTTCGAGAAGAATCAGGGAAAGATGCCTCTAGAAACTGGTTGCAGATTACCACCTTACTAGATGCGATAGAAGAAAATGGTTTTGATGCGTTGATGGGGGGTGCGCGTAGAGATGAAGAAAAGGCTCGTGCTAAAGAAAGGTTCTTTTCTCATCGCGATGATTTCGGTCAATGGGATCCCAAAAACCAACGACCTGAACTCTGGAACATATTCAATGGGAAGAAGAACTTCGGTGAGCATTTTCGAGTATTTCCAATCAGTAATTGGACTGAAATGGATGTTTGGCAGTATATTTTATCAGAGGGTATTGCCATACCGTCTCTCTATATTGCTCACCAGCGTGATGTTATCAGAAGAGGAGGTACTTGGCTACCAAATTCTGAGTTTATAACACTCAGAGAAGGTGAAGAAGTTGTAAATAAGAAGATCAGATTTAGAACTCTGGGTGACATAACCATTACAGGAGGCGATGAGTCGGATGCGGATACACTAGAGAAAATTGTAGCTGAAGTTGCTGCTGCCAGACAAACTGAAAGAGGAAACAGAGCGGACGATAAACGTTCAGAAACATCAATGGAAGACCGTAAAAAGGAGGGTTATTTTTAA
- the cysC gene encoding adenylyl-sulfate kinase: protein MANSRLRHLAKAVTWRIVGTIDTMLLAWLISGDPATGLKIGAAEIVTKMILYYFHERIWYKVNFGIDRIQERRNRQRVKLTPSENIVEQHFKIDQTQRESLMKQKPLLVWFTGLSGSGKSTMANLLEAKLYSEKVKTYILDGDNVRGGLCKDLTFTEEDRVENIRRIGEVANLFLDAGVVVLCAFVSPFAKDRALVKELVGEDRFVEVFVDCPLEVCEQRDVKGLYEKARQGKIKNFTGIDSPFEKPTKPDIVLKTNEVESGELLKELFDYVEPKIVLKANVEI from the coding sequence ATGGCAAATAGTAGATTAAGACACCTCGCTAAAGCAGTTACTTGGCGAATTGTCGGCACAATCGACACTATGCTCTTGGCATGGCTGATATCAGGTGACCCTGCAACCGGTTTGAAAATCGGCGCAGCAGAGATTGTTACCAAAATGATATTATACTATTTCCACGAAAGGATTTGGTATAAGGTCAACTTTGGAATTGATCGAATTCAAGAAAGAAGAAATAGACAGAGAGTTAAGCTCACGCCCTCTGAAAACATAGTCGAGCAGCACTTTAAAATTGATCAAACCCAAAGAGAGTCGTTAATGAAACAAAAACCTCTTTTGGTATGGTTTACAGGTCTTTCAGGTTCGGGTAAATCGACCATGGCTAATTTGCTTGAGGCGAAATTGTACTCAGAGAAAGTTAAAACTTACATTTTAGATGGCGACAACGTTAGAGGAGGTCTTTGTAAAGATTTGACTTTTACCGAAGAGGACCGTGTAGAAAATATCAGACGAATCGGGGAAGTGGCTAACTTATTTCTCGATGCTGGTGTAGTTGTACTATGTGCTTTTGTTTCTCCCTTTGCAAAGGATAGGGCATTGGTGAAGGAATTGGTAGGAGAAGATCGATTTGTTGAAGTTTTTGTGGATTGTCCGCTTGAAGTATGCGAACAACGTGACGTGAAAGGTTTGTATGAAAAGGCAAGGCAGGGCAAGATTAAAAACTTCACGGGAATAGATTCACCTTTTGAAAAGCCAACGAAACCTGATATTGTGTTAAAGACAAATGAAGTAGAAAGTGGTGAGCTCCTGAAAGAACTATTTGACTATGTTGAACCTAAAATTGTGTTAAAGGCGAATGTCGAGATATAA